One Flagellimonas sp. CMM7 genomic region harbors:
- a CDS encoding DUF5689 domain-containing protein codes for MAKKSIYTVIVLCFTVLSCVKNSDFNGLSNGCTDDLEANATFKEVEALFKEETIQIKEDWIIEGYVISSDKAGNFFGVLHFQDHPTNPAQGFQIEIDLRNSHLFFEAGSKILIKLKGLYLGKRGEVYKLGGTFAAFGNISVGRLPVLKIPEHIFLSCNASEEVKPVLADFEDLEELKTNTLVRFEEMEVVEEELGNTFAVEAEETEQILQNCSENSVVLVSSGFSDFQADIIPEGNGTITGVLLKDGDNLQLVIRGLGDIEFTNDRCPEIITEFASTRIFISELADPDNNAGARFVELYNSATEPLDLNKWELRRYTNANTDVSSTIDLSGIVIDAESTLVISPNATEFELVYSFAPDFGVSTNSPADSNGDDNLELVDPFGTVVDTFGVIGEDGSNTNHEFEDGRALRNANVTEGNPSYTFEEWSIFNDTGDADTTNQPKNAPEDFTPGIRD; via the coding sequence ATGGCTAAAAAGTCCATATATACGGTGATTGTGCTCTGTTTCACAGTTCTTTCTTGTGTAAAGAATAGCGATTTCAATGGGTTATCAAATGGCTGTACTGACGACTTGGAAGCCAACGCCACTTTTAAGGAAGTAGAAGCTCTGTTTAAGGAAGAGACAATTCAAATTAAAGAAGATTGGATAATCGAGGGATATGTTATTTCCTCGGACAAAGCTGGAAATTTTTTTGGTGTACTGCATTTTCAAGACCATCCTACAAATCCTGCACAGGGCTTTCAAATAGAAATTGATTTAAGGAACTCCCATTTGTTTTTTGAAGCCGGAAGCAAGATTTTAATAAAATTGAAAGGACTTTACTTAGGTAAAAGAGGTGAAGTATATAAACTTGGTGGCACTTTCGCAGCCTTTGGAAATATCTCTGTGGGGAGATTGCCTGTGTTGAAGATCCCGGAACATATTTTTTTATCGTGCAATGCTTCTGAGGAGGTAAAACCAGTTTTGGCAGACTTTGAAGATTTGGAAGAATTAAAGACAAATACATTGGTGAGATTTGAAGAAATGGAGGTGGTCGAGGAAGAATTGGGGAATACCTTTGCAGTGGAAGCAGAAGAAACAGAACAAATACTTCAAAATTGCTCTGAAAACAGTGTTGTTCTGGTGAGTAGTGGCTTTTCCGATTTTCAAGCGGATATTATACCTGAAGGAAATGGAACCATAACGGGAGTTTTATTGAAAGATGGAGACAATTTGCAACTTGTTATTCGAGGTTTAGGAGATATTGAATTTACCAATGATCGCTGTCCAGAAATTATTACTGAATTTGCTTCAACTAGAATTTTTATTTCAGAATTGGCGGATCCAGATAATAATGCCGGCGCTCGTTTTGTAGAGTTATATAATTCGGCCACTGAGCCATTGGATTTGAACAAATGGGAGTTAAGACGATACACCAATGCCAATACCGATGTTAGTTCAACCATTGATTTGTCGGGTATTGTAATAGATGCTGAAAGTACGCTCGTGATATCTCCAAACGCCACAGAATTTGAACTGGTCTATAGTTTTGCTCCAGATTTTGGAGTTTCTACAAACAGTCCAGCAGATTCAAATGGAGATGATAATTTAGAACTAGTAGACCCTTTTGGAACTGTTGTAGATACATTTGGGGTTATTGGTGAAGATGGTTCAAATACCAATCATGAGTTTGAAGACGGTAGGGCCTTGCGTAACGCAAATGTTACAGAAGGAAACCCTAGCTATACTTTTGAAGAATGGAGTATTTTTAACGACACTGGTGATGCCGATACAACCAACCAACCCAAAAATGCCCCTGAAGATTTTACTCCAGGCATAAGGGACTAA
- a CDS encoding TonB-dependent receptor, which yields MRTIMFLLVFCCAAQLYSQSTIISGSVKGKGTKTPVHKAIVTIDGFSTESFTGTNGHFTLETSQVGDHILKITALDFIPKSFAISLNGQNIDLGEVFLEKDIVRENTDNLIVLTDGELSDDEETVSGSSGILQSSKDIFLNRAAFDFGQAFFKVRGYDSNNGQVLLNGIPMNKFYDGRPQWNNWGGLNDVIRNQEFTNGLSINTYTFGGILGNTNIDTRPSGLRPGIRISGSMSNRSYRSRLMATYSSGFQKNGLAYTFSSSRRWSNTGYVEGTLYDAYSFFGSLEYKLNDKNSLVLTSILARNRRGRSAAITEEVFDLLGNQYNPYWGNQDGEKRNSREREIFEPLFMLNHFLQSKKLIWTSGIAYQTGTNTRSRLGYYNAPNPDPTYYRYLPSFYINSSIGANFNNASLAKEGFLKNPQVQWSRLYTANLSSEGKAAYLLYDDVVKNKEITFSSVMDYNINEHVQLGVGGNFKKLSSENFAEIQDLLGASFHEDIDSFSNTLNDVNGSSSKTEGEKFNYHYSIDASQLGGFCQIGLNFKRWKGFVSGSFSSFGAQRNGLFQNERFLENSFGNSEKVSFSSLALKSGITYFFSGRHWLTANSALVNKPPTLQNMFINPRENNDIVPEIQTEKNTAIDLSYFIRLPDLTGRVSVFYTRFQNTTDINFFFCQLRCGVRFCPGSNYCFG from the coding sequence ATGAGAACTATTATGTTCTTGCTGGTATTCTGCTGTGCAGCGCAACTGTATAGTCAAAGTACTATTATTTCTGGAAGTGTAAAGGGAAAGGGTACAAAAACGCCTGTCCATAAGGCTATTGTCACCATAGATGGCTTTTCCACAGAATCTTTTACGGGAACAAATGGTCATTTTACATTAGAAACTTCACAGGTTGGGGATCACATTTTAAAAATTACTGCTCTAGATTTTATTCCCAAAAGTTTTGCGATTTCTTTAAATGGACAGAACATAGATTTGGGAGAAGTCTTCTTGGAGAAAGATATAGTACGAGAAAACACAGATAATCTGATTGTATTGACAGATGGAGAACTTTCTGATGATGAAGAAACTGTTTCAGGATCATCTGGAATCTTACAATCTAGCAAAGATATATTCCTAAACAGAGCAGCATTTGATTTTGGTCAAGCATTTTTTAAGGTCAGAGGCTATGATTCAAATAATGGCCAAGTTTTACTTAATGGTATTCCCATGAATAAATTCTATGATGGAAGACCACAATGGAATAATTGGGGCGGCCTCAACGATGTCATTCGCAATCAAGAATTCACCAATGGTCTATCTATTAACACATATACATTTGGAGGAATTCTAGGGAACACTAACATTGATACTAGACCATCTGGATTAAGACCGGGAATTCGGATATCGGGCTCAATGTCAAATCGTTCATATAGAAGCCGTCTCATGGCAACCTATAGTTCTGGGTTCCAAAAAAACGGATTGGCCTATACATTTTCATCTTCTAGAAGATGGTCCAATACAGGTTATGTAGAGGGCACTTTGTATGATGCTTACTCTTTTTTTGGCTCACTGGAATATAAATTGAATGATAAAAACAGCTTGGTCTTAACGTCAATTTTAGCTAGAAATAGGAGGGGGCGTTCCGCAGCTATAACTGAAGAGGTTTTTGATTTATTGGGAAATCAATACAATCCATATTGGGGAAATCAAGATGGAGAAAAGCGAAACTCAAGAGAGCGTGAGATTTTTGAGCCCCTGTTTATGTTGAATCATTTTCTACAGTCTAAAAAATTGATTTGGACATCAGGAATCGCATATCAGACTGGGACCAATACACGGAGTAGGTTAGGGTATTATAATGCCCCAAACCCAGACCCAACGTACTACAGATATTTGCCAAGCTTTTATATCAATAGTTCTATAGGGGCAAATTTCAACAATGCTTCTTTGGCGAAAGAAGGGTTTTTAAAGAATCCACAAGTTCAATGGAGTCGTTTATATACTGCTAATTTGTCCAGTGAAGGTAAAGCAGCTTATTTGCTTTATGATGATGTAGTTAAGAATAAGGAAATTACATTTTCAAGTGTCATGGATTATAATATTAATGAACATGTTCAATTAGGTGTCGGCGGGAACTTTAAAAAATTGTCTTCTGAAAATTTTGCAGAGATTCAAGATTTATTGGGAGCTAGTTTTCATGAAGACATTGATTCTTTTTCTAACACATTAAATGATGTTAATGGAAGTTCATCAAAAACTGAAGGAGAAAAATTTAATTACCATTATAGTATAGATGCTTCTCAACTAGGTGGTTTTTGTCAAATAGGACTAAACTTTAAACGCTGGAAGGGTTTTGTTTCTGGCTCTTTTTCAAGTTTTGGTGCTCAACGGAATGGGTTATTTCAAAATGAGCGTTTTTTAGAAAATTCTTTTGGTAATAGCGAGAAAGTTTCATTTTCCAGTTTGGCACTTAAATCGGGAATTACTTATTTCTTTTCTGGAAGACATTGGTTAACGGCCAACAGTGCGCTCGTAAATAAACCTCCAACGCTTCAAAACATGTTTATCAATCCAAGAGAAAATAACGACATAGTCCCAGAAATTCAAACCGAAAAAAACACGGCAATAGATTTAAGTTATTTTATTCGGTTGCCTGATTTAACAGGAAGAGTGAGTGTATTCTATACTCGATTTCAGAACACCACCGATATTAATTTCTTTTTTTGTCAACTCAGGTGTGGGGTCAGATTTTGTCCAGGAAGTAATTACTGCTTTGGATAA